The window GGTGCCTCGAGAATCGACCGTGCGGTCTCGAGTTCCGCCACCGAAAAGTTACTCAGGCCGACGTGCTCGATGAGCCCGTTCGTCCGCAGGGCGTCGAACGCCGGCAGCGTCCGCTCGGGATCGTAGGTGTCGATCGGTCGGTGAACGTACAGCAAGTCGATCGTCTCGAGTCCGAGGCGCTCGAGGCTCTCGTCGGTGGAGCGACGGACGGCTTTGGGGGAGAGGCTGTCTGCCCAGACTTTCGTCGCGACCGTTAGTTCAGATCGGGGGACGTCGCTCCGGGCGATCCCCTCGCCGACGACGGTCTCGTTGTCGTAGATCTGGGCCGTATCGAGGTGGCGGTAGCCGACCTCGAGCGCCGTCGCGACGACATCGGGATCCTCGATTCCCATGGTGCCGAGGCCGACTGGTGGGAGTTCCATACCCCGGTTATCGGCTCCGGCGAAAAGTATCCGCCGCTCGAGGATCGGACGCACTGGCAGAGGTGGCTACACCGAGGAGAACCCACTGTACGCTCAGGCGCGGATCACTGTCTTCTTAACCGTCGGTTTCGACCTACGTCCCATGAGCATTCCCTCGTTCGTCATCGCCATCGCCGGGGGAACCGGCGCCGGGAAAACGACCGTCTCTCGAGCGGTCGCAGACACGGTCGGCGAGGGCGTCACCCGGATCCCACTCGACAACTACTACGAGGATCTCTCTCACCTCGCGTACGACGAACGCAGGGAGGTCAACTACGACCACCCGGACGCGTTCGAGTGGGAACTGATCCGGGAACACCTCGACGCGCTCTCGATGGGCCAACCGATCGAGATGCCCCATTACGACTTCGAAATTCACAATCGAAAAGAGGAAACTGTCCGCGTCGAACCAACCGAGGTCATCGTCGTCGAGGGCATCCTGGCGCTGTACGACGAGATACTCCTCGAGATGCTCGATCTGCGGGTGTACGTGATGACCGACGCCGACGTGCGGATCCTCCGCCGCATCCAGCGCGACGTTATCGACCGTGGGCGCGACCTCGAGGGTGTCATCGATCAGTACCTCGAGACGGTCAAACCGATGCACGAGCGCTTCGTCGCACCGACGAAAAAACATGCCGACATCATTATCCCCGAAGGAGTCAACCGGATGGCGATCGACCTCCTGACCGAGAAGATCGAGGCGGAACTGGTCGGCGAACCCGTCGACGATGAGCACGACCGGCGAGGGGCGCTCGAGTCGTTCGAAGACTGAGACTGGGCTTCGCGATTCTCTTCGGATGTCCCCGTCGGAAAGCGCTTTGTGTTCAGTCGTCTGCGGCTTCTTGCTCGCTCGAGCCGACTGGTTCGACCTCCGCGGCCGCAGCCTTGTACTCCGGAATCTTCGCCAGCGGATCGAGCACGTCGTTCGTGAGCGTGTTCGCCCGCGCGTCCGCGAAGTGCGGCGTCGTCCAGACCACGCCCTCCTTGATGTCCTCGGTGACCTGTGCCTCGAGAACGATTTCGCCCCGGCGTGAGCGTAGCGTGACGTAGTCGCCGTCTTCGATCCCGCGGTCGGCGGCGTCGGCCGGGTGGATGTCGACGAAGTTCTCCGGCGTCTTCCGACGGAGGGTGGGCGAGCGCGTACTCATCGTTCCCGTATTGTAGTGTTCCTCGAGTCTCGCCGTCGTCAGCACGAGCGGGAACTCCTCGTCCTCGACCTCAGCAGGTGGCTGGTGGCGAACCCCCCGGATTACGCCCAGGCCGTCCTCGGTGTCGAACGACTCCGCGTAGAGGTACTGGTCGCCCTCGTCGCCCTCCTCGTAACAGGGCCACTGGACACCCTCGAGACCGATGCTGTCGTAGGTGATCCCGTGGTAGATCGGACACACCTCTCGAAGCTCCTCGAAGACCGCCTCTGGCCCGTCGAAGTCGAACCCCTCCCCGAACAGTCGGGTTCCCAGCTCACTGAGGATGTCGAGGTCGTGGCGGGTGTTTCCGGGGACGCTCGTTGCCGGGCGCATCAGTTGCACCCGTCGGTCGGTGTTCGTGACGGTACCGCCGCGTTCGGCCCAGGTAGTCGCGGGAAGGACGACGTCTGCGAACTCGGCGGTTTCGGTCATGAAGATATCCTGGACGGCGAGGAATTCGAGGTCGGCCATCCGTTTTTCCACCTCGAGGGCGTCCGGTTCGCTCATCACCGGGTTCTCGCCCATAACGAACAGGCCGTGGATCGAGTCCCCGATGGCGTTCGACACCTCGACGTTCGTCAGCCCCGGTTCGGGTGGAATCTCGAACCCCCACACGTCCTCGACCGACTCGCGCGCCTCGTCGTCGTCGACTTCCAGGTAACCCGGGAGGACGTTCGGCATCGCGCCGACGTCACAGGTTCCCTGGACGTTGTTCTGACCGCGGAGGGGGTTGACACCGGTTCCTGGACGGCCCAGATTGCCCGTAATGAGTGCGAGGTTGACCTCGTTCTGGACGTTGTCGACGCCGCAGGCGTGCTGGCTCATCCCCATGCCGGTGAAGATGGCAGCGTTGTCGGCCTCGGCGTAGATGCGGGCGGCCTCCTGGATATCCTCGAGCGGGATGCCGCAGATGTCCGCTGCGTCTTCCATATCGAACTCTGCCAGGGTGGCCTCGAGGTGGTCGAAGCCCGTCGTTCGCGCCTCGATGAAGTCCTCGTCGTACAGTCCCTCGTCGATGATGGTCTTGAGGACGATGTTGAGCAGCGGGATGTCGGTACCGGGTTTGAGCTGGAGGTGGATGTCGGCGTCCCGGCTGGTCTTGTTCGCGTGGGGGTCGACCTGGATGAGCGTCGCGCCGTCGAGCGTCGCCTGCCGGAAGTAGTTGCTGTGGGCGATGACGTGCTGTTCGGCCGGGTTTGCCCCCTGCACCCAGTAGACCTCACCGTCTTCCTCGAGATCGGCCATGCTGTTGGTCATCGCCCCCGCACCCAGGCTCTGGCGGAGCGTGTACACCGTCGAGGCGTGACACATTCGCGTGCAGTTGTCCACGTTGTTCGTCCCGTAGCGACGGGCGAGTTTCTGGAGCAGGTAGTTCTCCTCGTTCATCACCTTCGAAGAGGCGAAAAAACCGGTCGCGTCCGGGCCGTACTCGTCGTCCAACCGCTCGAGTTCGTCGACGATATGCTCGAGTGCTTCGTCCCAGGTGGCTTCCCGGAAGGATTCACCTTCGCGAATAAGCGGTTCCGTCAACCGATCCTCGTGGTCGACGACCTGGGTCGACGCGCCACCCTTGATGCACAGCGCACCATCGTTCACCGGCGCGTCGAACCACGGCTGGAGGCGAACCGACCCGGGTTCGTCCTCCTCGAGCAGTTTGAGTCCACAGCCGACCCCGCAGTACGGACAGATCGTGTGGACGCCCTCGTCGTCTGAGCTCATGGGTGTATGTGACACCGTCACGCATTTAGTTGTTAGCGTAGGCTCGATGTTGATGGCGGTGCTAGCAGACCACTGAGAATCAGCCAAAACGACCGGAAAACCCGTCAGTAGCCGCGTTCGATCAAGTAGTCGGCCACCTGGAACAACAGCTTTCGGGCCTCGTTGTCGGGCAACATTTCGAGGCGAGCCTTTCCACGGGTGACGAGGTCGCGAGCCTTCTCGTTGGCGTACTCGATCGATCCGGCCTCCTCGAGGGTAGCGACGGCGTCGTCGATTTCGGCTTCGGTCACCGCTTCGACGTCCGTCGTGTCCACGAGCGATTCGATGTCGACACCCTGCTCGCGAGCGTGGACGGTGATCAGGGTCTGTTTGTTCTCGACGAGGTCGCTGCCGCGCTGTTTCCCCAGTTTCTCGCTCGGTACGGTCAGGTCGAGCACGTCGTCCTGAATCTGGAAGGCTCGGCCGACGTCCAGCCCGTAGCCATAGAGGGCGTCGACGGTCTCCTGATCGGCACCCAGCAACACGGCCGGGAGACAGGCAGACGCGGCGTACAGGACGGCCGTCTTCTGTTCGACCATCTCGAGGTACTCCTCGGGCGTGACGTCGTCGCGGGCCTCGAAACTGACGTCGAGGGACTGTCCCTCACAGATCTTCGTGCACGTCTTCGCGAGGATGTCCAGCGCCTGGACGGTGCGATCGGCATCCGCACCCGTCTCGAGCATAATCTCGAACGCTTTCGAGTAGAGGGTGTCGCCGGCGAGGATGGCCGTCTCGAGGTCGTAGGCCTTGTGCACTGCGGGTACGCCCCGACGGAGGTCGTCGTCGTCCATGATGTCGTCGTGGATCAGCGTGAACGACTGGATGACCTCGACGCTGACGGCGGCGGCCATGATGTCGACCGTCGAGTCGGTGAGGGTGGGGAACTCCCGGTACGGCGTCGAGAGCGTCTCGACGTCCGCGAGGGCTTCGGCAGCCGCCAGCAACACCGTCGGCCGGAGGCGTTTACCGCCCGCATCGAGCAGGTAGCGCGACGCCTCGTAGAGCCGCTCGGGTCGCTGTATCGGCAGTTCCTCGGGAATGGCGTCGTTGACGAGGTCTCGTCGCTCGCCAACGGCCTCGAGTACCGCTTTTTCTCGTGCCTCGGGGGATGTCATGTTAGTCGACGAGCTGGATGATGTTCCCGTTGCGAGAGACGTGGACGTCACGCCCCATCTGGTAGCCTTCGCCTTCACACAGGCCGACGTAGCCCGAGAGCCCTTTCAAGTTCTGGTGAGCGGGGATGATGTGCTGTGGCTGGAGGGCGTCGAGCATCTTGTAGTGGCCCTCCTGGTTCAGGTGACCA of the Natronosalvus vescus genome contains:
- the idsA3 gene encoding geranylfarnesyl diphosphate synthase — translated: MTSPEAREKAVLEAVGERRDLVNDAIPEELPIQRPERLYEASRYLLDAGGKRLRPTVLLAAAEALADVETLSTPYREFPTLTDSTVDIMAAAVSVEVIQSFTLIHDDIMDDDDLRRGVPAVHKAYDLETAILAGDTLYSKAFEIMLETGADADRTVQALDILAKTCTKICEGQSLDVSFEARDDVTPEEYLEMVEQKTAVLYAASACLPAVLLGADQETVDALYGYGLDVGRAFQIQDDVLDLTVPSEKLGKQRGSDLVENKQTLITVHAREQGVDIESLVDTTDVEAVTEAEIDDAVATLEEAGSIEYANEKARDLVTRGKARLEMLPDNEARKLLFQVADYLIERGY
- the udk gene encoding uridine kinase, with the protein product MSIPSFVIAIAGGTGAGKTTVSRAVADTVGEGVTRIPLDNYYEDLSHLAYDERREVNYDHPDAFEWELIREHLDALSMGQPIEMPHYDFEIHNRKEETVRVEPTEVIVVEGILALYDEILLEMLDLRVYVMTDADVRILRRIQRDVIDRGRDLEGVIDQYLETVKPMHERFVAPTKKHADIIIPEGVNRMAIDLLTEKIEAELVGEPVDDEHDRRGALESFED
- the fdhF gene encoding formate dehydrogenase subunit alpha, with product MSSDDEGVHTICPYCGVGCGLKLLEEDEPGSVRLQPWFDAPVNDGALCIKGGASTQVVDHEDRLTEPLIREGESFREATWDEALEHIVDELERLDDEYGPDATGFFASSKVMNEENYLLQKLARRYGTNNVDNCTRMCHASTVYTLRQSLGAGAMTNSMADLEEDGEVYWVQGANPAEQHVIAHSNYFRQATLDGATLIQVDPHANKTSRDADIHLQLKPGTDIPLLNIVLKTIIDEGLYDEDFIEARTTGFDHLEATLAEFDMEDAADICGIPLEDIQEAARIYAEADNAAIFTGMGMSQHACGVDNVQNEVNLALITGNLGRPGTGVNPLRGQNNVQGTCDVGAMPNVLPGYLEVDDDEARESVEDVWGFEIPPEPGLTNVEVSNAIGDSIHGLFVMGENPVMSEPDALEVEKRMADLEFLAVQDIFMTETAEFADVVLPATTWAERGGTVTNTDRRVQLMRPATSVPGNTRHDLDILSELGTRLFGEGFDFDGPEAVFEELREVCPIYHGITYDSIGLEGVQWPCYEEGDEGDQYLYAESFDTEDGLGVIRGVRHQPPAEVEDEEFPLVLTTARLEEHYNTGTMSTRSPTLRRKTPENFVDIHPADAADRGIEDGDYVTLRSRRGEIVLEAQVTEDIKEGVVWTTPHFADARANTLTNDVLDPLAKIPEYKAAAAEVEPVGSSEQEAADD
- a CDS encoding aldo/keto reductase, producing the protein MELPPVGLGTMGIEDPDVVATALEVGYRHLDTAQIYDNETVVGEGIARSDVPRSELTVATKVWADSLSPKAVRRSTDESLERLGLETIDLLYVHRPIDTYDPERTLPAFDALRTNGLIEHVGLSNFSVAELETARSILEAPIAAHQIEFHPLFQSPELLAHARDHGYPVVAYSPLAGGRVRDLESVCAVADRHDTTPEAVALAWVLAHDGVRAIPKASSRDHLEANLSATDIDLEAADVAAIDGIDRTEELFPE